In the genome of Delphinus delphis chromosome 15, mDelDel1.2, whole genome shotgun sequence, one region contains:
- the LOC132438664 gene encoding cystatin-9-like, with product MLCQQWTCRWAQPWALLLLLLGPQLVVTHGWQPQGEGNGEDQATLELYFPATVEYAVHVFNQRSQDSNAYKVVRILRSWKEPANGIVFSTELQLGRTRCGKFDEDIDNCPFQASPDVNNTITCFFTIDTEPWRTKFQLLNNTCSEGSAE from the exons ATGCTGTGTCAGCAGTGGACGTGCAGGTGGGCTCAGCCCTGGGCCCTGCTCCTGCTTCTCTTAGGTCCCCAGCTCGTGGTGACTCACGGCTGGCAGCCCCAAGGGGAAGGGAATGGTGAAGACCAGGCAACCTTGGAGCTTTACTTCCCTGCCACCGTGGAGTACGCCGTACATGTGTTCAACCAGAGGAGCCAGGACAGCAATGCCTACAAAGTGGTGCGAATCCTGAGGTCGTGGAAGGAGCCG GCAAATGGCATCGTGTTCTCCACCGAGCTGCAGCTCGGCCGAACCAGGTGTGGGAAATTTGACGAAGACATTGACAACTGTCCGTTTCAAGCAAGTCCAGACGTGAACAAT ACCATCACCTGCTTCTTTACAATCGACACTGAACCCTGGAGAACGAAGTTTCAACTCCTGAACAACACCTGCTCGGAGGGCTCTGCTGAATGA